One window of the Hippoglossus hippoglossus isolate fHipHip1 chromosome 9, fHipHip1.pri, whole genome shotgun sequence genome contains the following:
- the prkab1b gene encoding 5'-AMP-activated protein kinase subunit beta-1b, with protein MGNSSSDRSSGGQGERSYRDGAQGGKEARPNILMDSIEDSDLFQREDSKAPQEIQEFLAWQQDLESDSKSPTQDRPTVFRWSGVAKEVFVSGSFNNWATKIPLNRSQKNFVAIVDLPEGEHQYKFCVDGQWTLDPTGAVMTAKTGTVNNVIQVKRTDFEVFDALRIDSEDSVDMSDLSSSPPGPYQQDAYVTKTEDKIKHPPILPPHLLQVLLNKDTSISCDPTLLPEPNHVMLNHLYALSIKDGVMVLSATHRYKKKYVTTLLYKPI; from the exons ATggggaacagcagcagtgacaggtCCAGCGGGGGTCAGGGTGAAAGGTCATACAGAGATGGAGCgcagggagggaaggaggcaCGTCCTAACATCCTGATGGACAGCATAGAGGACTCAGATCTGTTCCAGAGGGAAGACTCAAAG GCTCCACAGGAAATACAGGAGTTTCTGGCCTGGCAGCAGGACCTGGAGAGTGACAGCAAAAGTCCAACGCAGGACAGGCCCACTGTGTTCAGGTGGTCGGGGGTCGCCAAGGAAGTCTTTGTGTCCGGCTCTTTTAACAACTGGGCCACAAAGATCCCACTCAACAGAAG CCAGAAGAACTTTGTGGCTATCGTGGACCTGCCGGAGGGAGAGCACCAGTACAAGTTCTGTGTGGACGGTCAGTGGACTCTGGATCCGACCGGG GCTGTGATGACGGCTAAAACTGGAACAGTCAATAACGTTATCCAGGTGAAGAGAACTGACTTTGAAGTTTTTGATGCCCTCAGGATTGACTCAGAGGACTCTGTCGACATGTCAG ACTTGTCCAGTTCCCCGCCCGGCCCCTACCAACAGGACGCCTATGTGACCAAAACAGAGGACAAGATCAAACACCCTCCTATCTTACCTCCACACCTGTTGCAAGTGCTGCTCAACAAGGACACAAGCATCTCT TGTGACCCAACGCTACTTCCAGAGCCCAACCATGTGATGCTCAATCACCTGTACGCCCTCTCCATCAAG GACGGGGTGATGGTTCTCAGTGCAACACACCGATACAAAAAGAAGTACGTGACCACTCTTCTGTACAAGCCAATATAA
- the LOC117767358 gene encoding phospholipase A2, minor isoenzyme-like → MNLTAPLLLLLLTACIASGAVLPKALWQFGNLIQCAQPGVNPLAYNNYGCWCGFSGKGTPRDEVDMCCKVHDTCYATSRRVPGCTAIADLPYVLVYDFTCSNQQVACSATNDKCQAAVCECDRVAAHCFAQTTYNPENKNLDSKVHCVN, encoded by the exons aTGAATCTGacggctcctctgctgctgctgcttctcactg CTTGTATAGCCAGCGGTGCTGTGCTGCCCAAGGCCTTATGGCAGTTTGGGAATCTGATCCAGTGCGCCCAGCCCGGTGTTAACCCCCTGGCCTACAATAATTACGGCTGCTGGTGCGGCTTCAGCGGCAAGGGAACCCCTCGGGATGAAGTAGACAT GTGCTGTAAGGTTCACGACACATGCTACGCAACGAGCAGAAGGGTGCCCGGGTGCACGGCCATCGCCGACCTGCCCTATGTTCTGGTTTATGATTTCACCTGCTCAAACCAACAAGTGGCCTGCTCAG CGACCAACGATAAGTGCCAGGCTGCTGTGTGCGAGTGCGATCGGGTGGCGGCTCACTGCTTCGCTCAGACCACGTACAACCCTGAAAACAAGAACCTGGATTCCAAAGTCCACTGTGTCAACTGA
- the LOC117767729 gene encoding phospholipase A2-like, with amino-acid sequence MPLTGSLLVQFLSLLALISVPGAFWFHVTLILCLPSVRALLQFRAMIICAAPGSQPVLDYTDYGCYCGLGGSGTPVDELDGCCQVYDQCYTDAMQHEACQPFVDNPYTETYSYICDKACKTVTCPNDNSPCKKFICECNRKAAMCFSSTDYNEGHACLLSDRCKSAK; translated from the exons ATGCCCCTGACTGGCTCCCTGCTCGTCCAGTTCCTCAGCCTCCTGGCT CTGATCAGCGTCCCGGGTGCATTTTGGTTTCATGTGACGCTGATATTGTGTCTACCGAGTGTCCGAGCTCTGTTGCAGTTCAGGGCGATGATCATCTGCGCTGCTCCTGGAAGCCAACCGGTGCTGGACTACACTGACTATGGCTGTTACTGTGGGCTAGGAGGCTCCGGCACACCTGTGGATGAGCTCGACGG ATGCTGTCAGGTCTACGACCAGTGCTACACTGATGCCATGCAACACGAAGCTTGCCAGCCCTTCGTGGACAACCCTTACACTGAAACATACAGCTACATCTGTGACAAGGCCTGCAAGACTGTCACCTGTCCGA ATGACAACAGTCCCTGTAAGAAGTTCATCTGTGAGTGTAACAGGAAAGCAGCCATGTGCTTTTCCAGCACAGATTATAATGAAGGACACGCTTGCCTTCTCAGTGACCGCTGCAAGTCGGCTAAGTGA
- the LOC117767359 gene encoding cytochrome c oxidase subunit 6A, mitochondrial: MAALGSVYKAVLRSSLTQTRRQLSATASDGHGALAEKWRLLSFLIAVPGVAVCMLNTFLKQTHHSEERPEFVPYAHLRIRTKAFPWGDGKKSLFHNPHLNALPDGYEEDHE; the protein is encoded by the exons ATGGCGGCCCTGGGAAGCGTCTACAAAGCAGTGCTGAGGTCTTCTTTGACCCAGACCCGGCGCCAGCTTTCTGCGACTGCCAGCGATGGACACGGTGCTTTAG CTGAGAAATGGAGGTTGCTCAGTTTCCTGATTGCCGTTCCTGGTGTTGCGGTGTGCATGTTGAACACATTCCTGAAACAGACTCACCATAGCGAGGAACGGCCGGAGTTCGTCCCTTACGCCCACCTTCGCATTCGCACCAAG GCTTTCCCTTGGGGAGATGGCAAGAAAAGCCTTTTCCACAACCCCCATTTGAATGCCCTTCCTGATGGCTATGAGGAAGATCATGAGTGA
- the si:ch211-107p11.3 gene encoding uncharacterized protein si:ch211-107p11.3 yields MNMSTIGVPDFHMMKKHERAHFFSSKEQELILKLYEEEREILTAKSNTTSASKLREEAWQRIADKINVVSDSGYKRTWQQVKIKHKNIVQSAKRRRVEMMRNHHEDSATLSLNSAEDDMLQHKDNRLRVEVFPGAACIDPLTGSDSSFISVSGHPVLLLPVAKTEPESLSSDETDISDAHFEEDLHSSSFQERSNSACATRGGRDAERQTEDIRALYCSYLKKEMENRDQQMAYRALKMRKLEKEILLLDKQLG; encoded by the exons ATGAACATGAGCACAATCGGAG TTCCAGATTTCCATATGATGAAAAAACACGAGAGGGCACATTTCTTCAGCTCCAAGGAGCAGGAGCTCATTTTGAAGTTGTatgaagaagagagggagatacTGACAGCTAAATCCAACACCACCAGCGCCTCCAAACTGAGAGAGGAGGCCTGGCAGAGAATTGCTGATAAAATAAACGT GGTGTCGGACAGTGGCTACAAAAGGACATGGCAGCAGGTCAagatcaaacacaaaaacattgtaCAATCAG CAAAAAGAAGAAGGGTCGAGATGATGCGGAATCATCACGAGGATTCAGCGACCCTGTCACTGAACTCTGCTGAGGATGAtatgctgcagcacaaagacaaCAGACTGAGAGTTGAGGTCTTCCCTGGGGCTGCCTGTATTGACCCACTGACTGGATCTGACAGCTCTTTTATTAGCG TGTCAGGCCATCCTGTGCTCTTACTGCCTGTTGCAAAGACGGAACCAGAGAGCTTGAGCAGTGATGAGACAGACATTAGTGATGCACATTTTGAAGAG GACTTGCACAGTAGCAGCTTCCAGGAAAGGTCCAACTCAGCATGTGCTACAAGGGGTGGCCGAGATGCCGAG AGGCAGACAGAAGACATAAGGGCCCTTTACTGCAGCTACCTcaaaaaagagatggagaacCGTGACCAACAGATGGCATACAGAGCACTTAAAATGAGGAAGTTGGAAAAAGAAATATTATTACTTGATAAGCAGCTAGGGTGA